From a region of the Mercurialis annua linkage group LG1-X, ddMerAnnu1.2, whole genome shotgun sequence genome:
- the LOC126664880 gene encoding tetraspanin-19-like isoform X2, whose translation MGSTAMTLLRSILKMVNSVMAVVGIAMIFYGLWMVRIWQRDMEESSSSSTHPYDSAAPWFIYTFLSIGITLCLITCLGHISAESSNTFCLSCYTVIISIILLIETAVAADILLNSDWEKDLPEDPTERFHDFKNFVNSNFDVFKWIGTFYLISNGSESSRTELQIQLR comes from the exons ATGGGAAGCACTGCAATGACTTTACTGAGGTCAATTCTGAAAATGGTGAATTCAGTAATGGCAGTGGTTGGTATTGCAATGATTTTTTATGGCCTTTGGATGGTCAGAATTTGGCAAAGAGATATGGAAGAGTCATCCTCATCATCCACTCACCCTTATGATTCTGCTGCTCCATG GTTCATATACACTTTTCTTAGCATTGGCATTACCTTATGCCTCATAACATGCTTAGGCCATATCTCTGCTGAAAGTTCAAATACTTTCTGCCTTTCTTGT tatacaGTGATTATCTCCATAATTCTCTTGATAGAAACAGCAGTTGCAGCTGATATACTTCTAAATTCTGATTGGGAAAAG GATTTACCTGAAGATCCAACAGAAAGATTccatgattttaaaaatttcgttAATTCAAATTTTGATGTCTTCAAATGGATAG GGACTTTCTATCTTATTAGCAATGGCTCTGAAAGTTCTCGGACAGAATTACAGATCCAGCTACGATAG
- the LOC126666269 gene encoding general transcription and DNA repair factor IIH subunit TFB2, which translates to MPQVRIIAKNFMDMVASLPAMKLDKLYANPFICQAILRSLPPLAKKYVVQMLYIDGPVLAKTLEEWLLPDGASKHKVAIDRLIQLRIFSEIDRKKEISYKLNLTFQSNLQKYIINGGILPREPMASNITVRLPTPEELEAYALGQWECFLLHLLNSGQAEKTTNFSSSMIKIFQRGLLSQRDREAPRLTESGFQFLLMDTNAQLWYIIREYISNSEERGIDSADMISFLLELSFHMTGEAYNMITFTEVQRNMLKDLADLGLVKLQQGRKESWFIPTKLATNLSVSLTDSSSRKLGFVVVETNFRIYAYSSSKLHCEIMRLFSRVEYQLPNLIVGAITKESLYTAFENGITAEQIISFLQQNAHSRVAERMPSVPENVTDQIRLWESDMNRVEMTPAHLYDEFPSRDVFEAACNFAREWNGLLWEDSKKMWMAVKAEIHLNMREYLRGQK; encoded by the exons atgccTCAAGTAAGAATTATAGCGAAGAATTTCATGGACATGGTGGCATCTTTACCGGCGATGAAGCTCGATAAGCTCTACGCTAATCCCTTCATTTGCCAAGCCATTCTCAG GTCACTGCCGCCATTAGCGAAGAAATATGTAGTTCAAATGCTGTATATAGATGGACCAGTATTAGCCAAAACGCTAGAGGAGTGGTTACTTCCCGATGGAGCATCTAAGCACAAAGTAGCCATTGATAGGTTAATTCAGTTGAGAATTTTCTCTGAAATTGACAG GAAAAAGGAAATTAGTTACAAATTGAATCTTACATTCCAGAGTAATCTCCAGAAGTATATAATTAATGG AGGAATTTTGCCTAGGGAACCAATGGCTTCGAATATTACTGTAAGGCTCCCTACACCGGAGGAACTTGAGGCGTATGCACTAGGACAGTGGGAG TGTTTCTTGCTGCATCTTCTAAATTCGGGCCAAGCTGAAAAAACTACTAACTTTAGCTCTTCTATGATAAAAATATTCCAGCGTGGTCTTTTGAGCCAAAG GGATAGAGAAGCTCCGCGATTAACTGAGAGTGGCTTCCAGTTTTTG CTGATGGATACAAATGCACAGCTTTGGTATATTATCAGAGAATATATATCTAACTCCGAG GAGCGTGGTATAGATTCAGCAGATATGATTTCCTTTTTGCTAGAGCTCAGTTTTCATATGACTGGTGAG GCATATAATATGATTACATTCACTGAGGTTCAGAGAAATATGCTAAAGGACCTTGCAGACTTGGGGTTGGTTAAACTTCAGCAG GGCAGGAAAGAGAGTTGGTTTATACCTACTAAATTAGCAACCAATCTTTCAGTGAGCTTGACAGACTCATCGTCAAGGAAACTG GGATTTGTTGTTGTGGAAACAAACTTTAGGATTTATGCATACTCGTCTTCTAAGCTGCATTGTGAAATTATGCGTCTTTTCTCAAG GGTAGAGTATCAACTTCCTAATCTTATTGTTGGGGCAATAACAAAAGAAAGTTTGTACACGGCTTTTGAAAATGGCATTACAGCAGAGCAG ATAATTTCATTCCTTCAGCAGAATGCCCATTCTCGTGTTGCAGAGAGAATGCCTTCCGTTCCTGAAAATGTCACAGATCAG ATAAGACTGTGGGAATCAGATATGAACAGGGTTGAGATGACCCCTGCACATCTCTATGATGAATTCCCCTCTAGA GATGTCTTTGAGGCCGCCTGTAACTTTGCACGAGAATGGAACGGTTTACTGTGGGAGGATTCGAAGAAAATGTGGATGGCAGTCAAGGCAGAAATTCATTTAAACATGCGGGAGTATCTTCGGGGACAGAAGTAG
- the LOC126656790 gene encoding uncharacterized protein LOC126656790 isoform X2, which yields MLPPQWAPPCGSECTKKYAALTQIPWRVFCKKGCDTDGETWEECLSACNEICYKDPVFKDRQWSAYIDRSPGAAVYSEECFHACVAGCGYKFEIDPEKVGQVRPNRPCTTLPSVKPSPVQKPSLLATKSGEHTEDVPCTSA from the exons ATGTTGCCGCCGCAATGGGCTCCGCCTTGTGGAAGTGAATGCACTAAAAAATACGCCGCTCTTACTCAAATTCCAT GGAGAGTGTTCTGCAAGAAAGGATGTGATACAGACGGTGAAACATGGGAAGAAT GCTTGTCAGCATGCAATGAAATATGCTATAAGGATCCTGTATTCAAGGACCGGCAATGGAGTGCTTATATCGACCGGTCTCCCGGAGCTGCCGTTTACTCtgag GAATGCTTCCACGCCTGTGTAGCTGGTTGTGGTTATAAG TTTGAAATTGATCCAGAGAAAGTTGGTCAGGTTCGTCCGAATAGGCCATGCACAACGCTCCCCTCTGTGAAACCATCCCCTGTTCAGAAGCCATCTCTTTTAGCTACTAAATCTGGTGAACATACTGAAGATGTACCTTGCACTTCTGCATAA
- the LOC126664400 gene encoding uncharacterized protein LOC126664400 has translation MASSPLLSPTAVASPPTTPSAATPHHSLFLSSNLPFHISHSKNPRQITKLHVSSPTNKSSPTATAPTSNKETIFFDGGAHYGDLLANLILGFTLLWLPLTLAAVSRALFLRYRFTNLRVTVISGFTGEDRSDFSYKVIKDVQVVPRFIGEWGDIVITLKDGTKVDLRSVPMFREIAKYCLAMAKNEMPGDLKDTGAKGF, from the coding sequence ATGGCCTCATCGCCGCTCCTCTCACCCACCGCCGTCGCCTCCCCTCCCACCACCCCCTCCGCCGCCACCCCCCACCACTCTCTCTTCCTCTCCTCCAACCTCCCCTTCCACATCTCCCACTCCAAAAACCCCAGACAAATCACCAAACTCCACGTCTCCTCCCCAACCAACAAATCCTCCCCCACCGCCACCGCCCCCACCTCCAACAAAGAAACCATCTTCTTCGACGGTGGAGCACATTACGGCGACCTGTTAGCCAATCTAATTCTGGGATTCACTCTTCTTTGGCTACCATTAACTCTAGCTGCAGTTTCAAGAGCTTTATTTTTGAGGTACAGGTTCACTAACTTAAGAGTGACAGTTATTTCAGGTTTTACAGGTGAAGACAGGAGTGATTTTTCTTACAAAGTGATTAAGGATGTCCAGGTAGTGCCTCGTTTTATAGGTGAATGGGGTGATATTGTAATTACATTAAAAGATGGTACTAAAGTTGATCTTAGGAGTGTCCCCATGTTTAGGGAGATTGCTAAGTATTGTTTGGCTATGGCTAAAAATGAAATGCCTGGTGATTTAAAGGACACTGGAGCTAAAGGATTTTAA
- the LOC126664399 gene encoding E3 ubiquitin-protein ligase AIRP2-like isoform X2, with amino-acid sequence MILFNFNAQHDVLFTSPRVLPFSFFLLYLSPSFFPNLSNRKDNLIPFCSDTDRPRRIFRLVLAVLNLNLTKTKEMYVASMRKSFKDSLKVLEADIQHANTLASDFPREFDGACLQMRMSYSPAAHLFLFLVQWTDCNLAGALGLLRILIYKVYVDGTTTMSTQERKASIREFYAVIYPSLLQLQKGVDDTEDKKQKAVCMERYRRRNDEEHRLLTDVDIEREEECGICMEMNSKIVLPNCNHAMCLKCYHECDDSKDLLP; translated from the exons atgatcCTATTTAATTTCAACGCTCAACACGACGTCCTTTTCACCTCTCCACGTGTCCTCCCCTTCTCTTTCTTTCTCCTCTATCTATCGCCTTCTTTTTTTCCAAACCTTAGTAATCGGAAAGATAATTTAATTCCATTTTGTTCAGATACTGATCGGCCGAGGAGAATTTTCCGGTTAGTTTTGGctgttttgaatttgaatttgacgAAGACGAAGGAGATGTACGTAGCTTCTATGCGAAAGTCGTTTAAAGACTCTCTTAAAGTTCTTGAAGCTGATATTCAACATGCCAATACTCT AGCGTCGGATTTTCCTAGAGAATTTGATGGTGCCTGCCTTCAGATGAGAATGTCATATAGTCCAGCTGCCCACCTGTTTCTTTTTCTAGTTCAGTGGACAGACTGCAATCTCGCTGGAGCCCTCGGATTGTTGAGGATCCTGATTTACAAG GTATATGTGGATGGCACGACCACCATGTCTACTCAGGAAAGAAAAGCAAGTATAAGGGAGTTCTATG CGGTTATTTATCCCTCTTTATTGCAATTACAAAAGGGGGTCGATGATACAGAAGATAAGAAACAGAAAGCAGTATGTATGGAGAGGTACCGAAGAAGAAATGATGAAGAACATAGGTTGCTTACGGATGTTGACATTGAAAGAGAAGAGGAGTGTGGAATATGCATGGAGATGAATAGTAAGATTGTATTGCCTAACTGCAACCACGCCATGTGCTTGAAATGTTACCATGAATG CGATGACAGTAAAGATTTGTTGCCATGA
- the LOC126656790 gene encoding uncharacterized protein LOC126656790 isoform X1 — protein sequence MLPPQWAPPCGSECTKKYAALTQIPYAYTIISEWFFTLHDTICIQAWWMFLDSIGRVFCKKGCDTDGETWEECLSACNEICYKDPVFKDRQWSAYIDRSPGAAVYSEECFHACVAGCGYKFEIDPEKVGQVRPNRPCTTLPSVKPSPVQKPSLLATKSGEHTEDVPCTSA from the exons ATGTTGCCGCCGCAATGGGCTCCGCCTTGTGGAAGTGAATGCACTAAAAAATACGCCGCTCTTACTCAAATTCCAT ATGCCTATACAATAATATCAGAATGGTTTTTTACTTTGCATGATACCATTTGTATCCAGGCGTGGTGGATGTTTCTAGATTCTATAG GGAGAGTGTTCTGCAAGAAAGGATGTGATACAGACGGTGAAACATGGGAAGAAT GCTTGTCAGCATGCAATGAAATATGCTATAAGGATCCTGTATTCAAGGACCGGCAATGGAGTGCTTATATCGACCGGTCTCCCGGAGCTGCCGTTTACTCtgag GAATGCTTCCACGCCTGTGTAGCTGGTTGTGGTTATAAG TTTGAAATTGATCCAGAGAAAGTTGGTCAGGTTCGTCCGAATAGGCCATGCACAACGCTCCCCTCTGTGAAACCATCCCCTGTTCAGAAGCCATCTCTTTTAGCTACTAAATCTGGTGAACATACTGAAGATGTACCTTGCACTTCTGCATAA
- the LOC126664399 gene encoding E3 ubiquitin-protein ligase AIRP2-like isoform X3: protein MRMSYSPAAHLFLFLVQWTDCNLAGALGLLRILIYKVYVDGTTTMSTQERKASIREFYAVIYPSLLQLQKGVDDTEDKKQKAVCMERYRRRNDEEHRLLTDVDIEREEECGICMEMNSKIVLPNCNHAMCLKCYHEWRSRSQSCPFCRDSLKRVNSGDLWVLTDSRDVVDMGTVTRENLRRLFMYIDKLPLIIPDSLFDTYDSHIR, encoded by the exons ATGAGAATGTCATATAGTCCAGCTGCCCACCTGTTTCTTTTTCTAGTTCAGTGGACAGACTGCAATCTCGCTGGAGCCCTCGGATTGTTGAGGATCCTGATTTACAAG GTATATGTGGATGGCACGACCACCATGTCTACTCAGGAAAGAAAAGCAAGTATAAGGGAGTTCTATG CGGTTATTTATCCCTCTTTATTGCAATTACAAAAGGGGGTCGATGATACAGAAGATAAGAAACAGAAAGCAGTATGTATGGAGAGGTACCGAAGAAGAAATGATGAAGAACATAGGTTGCTTACGGATGTTGACATTGAAAGAGAAGAGGAGTGTGGAATATGCATGGAGATGAATAGTAAGATTGTATTGCCTAACTGCAACCACGCCATGTGCTTGAAATGTTACCATGAATG GAGGTCAAGATCACAATCATGCCCATTCTGCCGCGACAGTCTGAAGAGAGTAAACTCCGGAGATTTGTGGGTGTTAACTGACAGTAGAGACGTAGTGGACATGGGGACAGTGACGAGGGAAAATCTAAGGAGGCTATTCATGTACATAGATAAGTTACCACTGATTATCCCAGATTCCCTTTTTGACACATATGATTCCCATATTAGATAA
- the LOC126664399 gene encoding E3 ubiquitin-protein ligase AIRP2-like isoform X1: MILFNFNAQHDVLFTSPRVLPFSFFLLYLSPSFFPNLSNRKDNLIPFCSDTDRPRRIFRLVLAVLNLNLTKTKEMYVASMRKSFKDSLKVLEADIQHANTLASDFPREFDGACLQMRMSYSPAAHLFLFLVQWTDCNLAGALGLLRILIYKVYVDGTTTMSTQERKASIREFYAVIYPSLLQLQKGVDDTEDKKQKAVCMERYRRRNDEEHRLLTDVDIEREEECGICMEMNSKIVLPNCNHAMCLKCYHEWRSRSQSCPFCRDSLKRVNSGDLWVLTDSRDVVDMGTVTRENLRRLFMYIDKLPLIIPDSLFDTYDSHIR, from the exons atgatcCTATTTAATTTCAACGCTCAACACGACGTCCTTTTCACCTCTCCACGTGTCCTCCCCTTCTCTTTCTTTCTCCTCTATCTATCGCCTTCTTTTTTTCCAAACCTTAGTAATCGGAAAGATAATTTAATTCCATTTTGTTCAGATACTGATCGGCCGAGGAGAATTTTCCGGTTAGTTTTGGctgttttgaatttgaatttgacgAAGACGAAGGAGATGTACGTAGCTTCTATGCGAAAGTCGTTTAAAGACTCTCTTAAAGTTCTTGAAGCTGATATTCAACATGCCAATACTCT AGCGTCGGATTTTCCTAGAGAATTTGATGGTGCCTGCCTTCAGATGAGAATGTCATATAGTCCAGCTGCCCACCTGTTTCTTTTTCTAGTTCAGTGGACAGACTGCAATCTCGCTGGAGCCCTCGGATTGTTGAGGATCCTGATTTACAAG GTATATGTGGATGGCACGACCACCATGTCTACTCAGGAAAGAAAAGCAAGTATAAGGGAGTTCTATG CGGTTATTTATCCCTCTTTATTGCAATTACAAAAGGGGGTCGATGATACAGAAGATAAGAAACAGAAAGCAGTATGTATGGAGAGGTACCGAAGAAGAAATGATGAAGAACATAGGTTGCTTACGGATGTTGACATTGAAAGAGAAGAGGAGTGTGGAATATGCATGGAGATGAATAGTAAGATTGTATTGCCTAACTGCAACCACGCCATGTGCTTGAAATGTTACCATGAATG GAGGTCAAGATCACAATCATGCCCATTCTGCCGCGACAGTCTGAAGAGAGTAAACTCCGGAGATTTGTGGGTGTTAACTGACAGTAGAGACGTAGTGGACATGGGGACAGTGACGAGGGAAAATCTAAGGAGGCTATTCATGTACATAGATAAGTTACCACTGATTATCCCAGATTCCCTTTTTGACACATATGATTCCCATATTAGATAA
- the LOC126664880 gene encoding tetraspanin-19-like isoform X1: protein MGSTAMTLLRSILKMVNSVMAVVGIAMIFYGLWMVRIWQRDMEESSSSSTHPYDSAAPWFIYTFLSIGITLCLITCLGHISAESSNTFCLSCYTVIISIILLIETAVAADILLNSDWEKDLPEDPTERFHDFKNFVNSNFDVFKWIGVLILLAQGLSILLAMALKVLGQNYRSSYDSEDEYLPARLPLIKEQPHSYAVGDPVLAFGDDAWKVMMKAEPNTCR, encoded by the exons ATGGGAAGCACTGCAATGACTTTACTGAGGTCAATTCTGAAAATGGTGAATTCAGTAATGGCAGTGGTTGGTATTGCAATGATTTTTTATGGCCTTTGGATGGTCAGAATTTGGCAAAGAGATATGGAAGAGTCATCCTCATCATCCACTCACCCTTATGATTCTGCTGCTCCATG GTTCATATACACTTTTCTTAGCATTGGCATTACCTTATGCCTCATAACATGCTTAGGCCATATCTCTGCTGAAAGTTCAAATACTTTCTGCCTTTCTTGT tatacaGTGATTATCTCCATAATTCTCTTGATAGAAACAGCAGTTGCAGCTGATATACTTCTAAATTCTGATTGGGAAAAG GATTTACCTGAAGATCCAACAGAAAGATTccatgattttaaaaatttcgttAATTCAAATTTTGATGTCTTCAAATGGATAGGTGTGTTGATACTCTTAGCTCAG GGACTTTCTATCTTATTAGCAATGGCTCTGAAAGTTCTCGGACAGAATTACAGATCCAGCTACGATAGCGAAGATGAATATCTTCCGGCCAGGCTCCCACTTATCAAAGAACAGCCGCATTCATATGCTGTTGGTGATCCGGTCTTAGCATTTGGGGATGATGCATGGAAAGTAATGATGAAAGCAGAACCTAATACATGTAGATAA
- the LOC126656790 gene encoding uncharacterized protein LOC126656790 isoform X3: protein MIHWRVFCKKGCDTDGETWEECLSACNEICYKDPVFKDRQWSAYIDRSPGAAVYSEECFHACVAGCGYKFEIDPEKVGQVRPNRPCTTLPSVKPSPVQKPSLLATKSGEHTEDVPCTSA, encoded by the exons ATGATCCATT GGAGAGTGTTCTGCAAGAAAGGATGTGATACAGACGGTGAAACATGGGAAGAAT GCTTGTCAGCATGCAATGAAATATGCTATAAGGATCCTGTATTCAAGGACCGGCAATGGAGTGCTTATATCGACCGGTCTCCCGGAGCTGCCGTTTACTCtgag GAATGCTTCCACGCCTGTGTAGCTGGTTGTGGTTATAAG TTTGAAATTGATCCAGAGAAAGTTGGTCAGGTTCGTCCGAATAGGCCATGCACAACGCTCCCCTCTGTGAAACCATCCCCTGTTCAGAAGCCATCTCTTTTAGCTACTAAATCTGGTGAACATACTGAAGATGTACCTTGCACTTCTGCATAA
- the LOC126664879 gene encoding sphingolipid delta(4)-desaturase DES1-like — translation MGKGGERHVEQQDDKEGVMATDFFWSYTDEPHASRRRQILSQHPQIKQLFGPDPFAFLKISVVVLLQLGTAALLHDSGWLKILAISYFFGSFLNHNLFLAIHELSHNLAFSTPVYNRWLGIFANLPIGVPMSVTFQKYHLEHHRFQGVDGIDMDIPSQIEARVVTNVVAKSIWVVLQLFFYALRPLFIKPKPPGCWEFINLFIQIALDVAVVYFCGWRSFAYLILSTFVGGGMHPMAGHFISEHYVFKPEQETYSYYGPLNFFTWHVGYHNEHHDFPRIPGNKLHKVKEIASEYYDGLDSYKSWSQVIYMYVMDRTVGPFSRMKRKVSTTAKKSE, via the exons ATGGGGAAAGGGGGAGAGAGGCATGTGGAACAACAAGACGACAAAGAAGGAGTAATGGCGACCGACTTCTTCTGGTCTTACACCGACGAACCTCATGCTTCTCGAAGACGTCAGATCCTCTCTCAACATCCTCAAATTAAGCAACTATTCGGTCCTGATCCTTTCGCTTTTCTTAAG ATTTCTGTTGTGGTCTTGCTTCAGCTTGGAACAGCTGCATTACTTCATGATTCTGGCTGGTTAAAGATACTGGCAATATCTTACTTCTTTGGCTCTTTCCTCAACCACAATCTATTCTTGGCTATCCATGAGCTAAGCCACAATCTTGCCTTCTCGACTCCCGTTTACAACAGGTGGCTCGGAATTTTCGCGAACCTCCCTATTGGTGTACCTATGTCGGTAACTTTCCAGAAGTATCACCTCGAACACCATCGCTTTCAGGGAGTAGATGGGATTGATATGGATATCCCCAGTCAAATTGAAGCTCGTGTTGTGACGAATGTTGTTGCGAAATCTATATGGGTTGTCTTGCAACTGTTCTTTTATGCGCTCAGGCCTCTATTTATCAAGCCAAAGCCTCCTGGTTGCTGGGAGTTCATCAACCTTTTTATTCAGATAGCTCTCGACGTGGCAGTGGTTTATTTTTGCGGCTGGAGATCTTTCGCTTATTTAATCCTTTCCACATTTGTTGGAGGTGGGATGCACCCAATGGCCGGTCATTTCATCTCCGAACATTACGTATTCAAGCCGGAGCAAGAGACGTATTCTTATTACGGTCCTCTGAATTTCTTTACATGGCATGTCGGGTACCATAATGAACATCATGATTTCCCAAGGATTCCGGGAAACAAGCTTCACAAGGTGAAGGAGATTGCATCAGAATACTATGATGGTTTGGATTCGTACAAATCTTGGAGTCaggttatatatatgtatgttatGGACCGGACAGTTGGCCCCTTCAGCCGGATGAAGAGAAAGGTGTCAACCACAGCAAAGAAATCTGAATAG